In Longimicrobium sp., the DNA window GCGACGTTCCGCTGGCGCCGCACACCACCTTCAAGATCGGCGGCCCGGCGGACCTGATGTTCCGGGCGCTGACCCCCGACGAGCTGGCGCAGGCGGTGCTGGCCGCGCGGGAGCTGGAGATCCCCTTCTTCCTGCTGGGGCTGGGCGCCAACATCCTGGTGGGCGACGGCGGGTTTCGCGGGCTGGTGATCAAGAACGACGTGCAGACCATCGACTGGCTCGACGACACGCGGGTCAAGGCGGGGTCGGGGGTCAAGATCTACCACGACCTGATCCAGATGACGGTGGCGCGCGGGCTGGGGGGGCTGCAGCACTACGTGGGCATTCCCAGCACGGTGGGCGGAGCGGTGTGGCAGAACCTGCACTTCCTGTCGCCGCCGCCGGAGCGCGAGCGCACGATGTTCATCGAGGAGGTGGTGGAGGGCGCCACCATCCTGTCGGAAGAGGGCGAGGTGCGCGAGGTGGACCTGGACTACTTCCAGTTCGGGTACGACTACAGC includes these proteins:
- the murB gene encoding UDP-N-acetylmuramate dehydrogenase yields the protein MPATTTLDLHVDELAARLGADRLERDVPLAPHTTFKIGGPADLMFRALTPDELAQAVLAARELEIPFFLLGLGANILVGDGGFRGLVIKNDVQTIDWLDDTRVKAGSGVKIYHDLIQMTVARGLGGLQHYVGIPSTVGGAVWQNLHFLSPPPERERTMFIEEVVEGATILSEEGEVREVDLDYFQFGYDYSILHDRKDVVLDVTFRLEPTDRQVMRDTIRENLMWRDDRHPDLWLYPSAGSIFQKLEGVGAGRLIDQCGLKGHVLGNAQIFPKHANIIVNLGGATSADVRALIDLAQTTVKRELGYELKTEIGMVGEF